AGATGGGGGCCGTGCCGAACACCTCCGGCTTCAGCACCATCGCCTTCACTAGCACCGGGTGGTTGTTCACCACCACGCGCACCGTAATGCCGCTGTCCTCCAGAAAACTGTAGAACTTCTGCGTGAAGTGCGGGCGCATGCTCTGGTCCTCGTTCCGCTCCTGGTCGTAGTAGCCGTATTTCCAGAGCATGCCCACTCCCACCAGGTTCTGGCGCAGGTCATAGGCGCTGCGCATGTGCGATCCCGCCAGGAAGCCGAGGCCCCCCGAGTATATCTTGAGCGACTGGTGAATGGCAAACTCCATGCAGAAGTAAGCGGCACGGCGGGTATATTTTTCGTTGACTTCGTACGGGTGATACCACCTGTTATATGCTGATGCCATAAACTATCCTATTCTTTTAAGGTCCATAAAATAAGAGGCTTATACAGACACAGGGGTGCTGAGCTTTTGCTCTGGACACAGCCCGTACGTATAAGCACGCTTCCAATTCCGTATAAACCTACGCAATTGCCAAGTATAAGCCTACGATTCTTTTGGATGAATAGGTTGTGTTCCATCTGATAATCTACAGTAACAGCAACCAACGGCTGCATAAAATGCACCGACAGGCTGTAGCGGCATGATTTCAAGGATTTCGGAAAAAGAATAAAAAATTTTGGTTCTTTATTTTGAGAACCAGAAGAACTAATCCTTACCTTTGCAGCGTTCTTCCTACACGGGAACAAAAGTACGCTGAACATGACCTTAAATAAAAAGAAAAAAGAGCTCATTGAGAAGATAGGCATCATGCAGGAGAAAACGGGCATGCAGCCAGCCGCCAGCCGCATCGTTGGCCTGCTGTATGTTGCCGATAACCCGGAGCTTACGTTCGATGAGATACGGGAAACGCTGTGTATCAGCAAAAGCGCCACCAGCAACGCCCTGAACCTGCTGCAGCAACTCAACCGCCTCGACTACATCACTTACAACGGCGACCGGCGGCGCTATTTTCGCCTGAAGCTGGACAGATGGCGGGAGTTGGTTACAAAAGAGATAGACGGCATCACTAATTTTTCGGAGATACTGCAGGAAGTGGTGGCTGAGCGCACGCCGGACACCCCGGAATACAACCAGAACATACTGGAGGTGGCTGATTTCCTCAAATACCTGCACGGTGAGCTGCCGAAGCTGTTGCAGCAGTGGGAAGAAAAGCGGAAGTAAATTTTTTTTACCCGCTTTTGTTCTCTTATTCCAGAACTAATTGAACTAAAAGAATTTAACAACATCCTATATATAAAACAACTGTGATCAAGAAAAAAATACTTGTCGGCCTGATGCTGCTGTTCCTGAGCCCTGCCTTTGCGCAGCAGGAGCAGCCCGCCGGACAGATAAAACAAATGACGCTGCAGGAAAGCATCCGGTACGCGCTGGACAACAACCAGGAGGTAAAGAAGGCCGCCTATGACGAGCAGATAGCAAAGGAGCAGATCAGGGAGACGAAGAGCGTTGGCCTGCCCCAGGTGAGCGCCAGCGGCGGACTCGATTACTTCCCGGCGCTGCCCACCCAGATTCTCCCCGGCGAGCTGGCTGGCCAGCCCGGGCAGGATATACCGGTGCAGTTCGGCAAAGACTATAACGCCAAAGCCAACCTGCAGGTGAACCAGCTGCTTTTTAACAAATCCTATTTCGTGGGTCTGGAGGCTGCCAAAACCGCCAAGGACCTGTACCGCCTCCGCTCGCAGATGGTGCAGGAAGACCTTATATATAACATCGGCACCTCCTACCTGATGGCGCTGCAGACAAAGGAGCAGTTCAACACCATCGACGCGAACCTGGAGCGCCTGACGCAGCTGGAGAAAATCATGCAGCTGCAGTACGAGAACGACCTGGTGAAGAAGGTGGATGTGAACCGCATCCGAGTGAGCCGCGTGAACCTCGATAACCAAAAGCAAAGCCTGAGCACGATGTTCGAGCAGCAGAAAAACATGCTGAAGTTCTTCATGGGCATGCCGCTGGAGCAGGATATCGACCTGCAGGACGCCACCATCTTGCTGGAGAAAGTGGACCCCGCTGCGCTGGACGTGAACGCCGCTGCCACCGGCAAAACGCAGTTCCAGTTGCTGAGCACGCAGAAGCGACTGACCAGCCTGCAGGAGAAAAACATCAAGTCAGGCTATTACCCCACCCTGTCGGCTTACGGCCAGTACGGCTACCAGACGCAGCGAAACGAGTTGTTCGACAGCAACATTCCGTGGTTTAAGAGCTCGGTGGTAGGCCTCCAGGTCAACATCCCGATTTTCGACGGCTTTAAGAAAGACGCGCAGGCCAAGCAGGCGCGGCTGGAGATGCTGAAGCTGGACGAAGACATGGAGCAGTTCACGACCAACACCGCCGTTACCCTGACCAACGCGGTGAGCCAGCTGCAGAACAGCCAGGACGCCATCGCGGCCCAGGAAGGGAATGTGGCGCTGGCCCAGGAGGTATATGACACCACCAACCAGCTCTACAAAGAGGGCCTCTCCCCGCTCACCGACCTGCTGGAGGCAGAGGTGCAGCTGCGGGAGGCGAAAACGAACCTGAACAACGAAGTGCTCAAATTTAAAATAGCCCAACTGAACTACCTGCAGGCGACAGGCGAACTACAATCTTTAACCAAATAACATCAGACCCTATATAACAAATGAAAAAGGTAATCTATATCGTAGCCGTGCTTGTCCTTTTAGCTGCTGTTGGCTTTAAGCTGATGGACAACAAAGAGCAGATGGCCGCCAACGCCGCCGTGGCAGAAATAAAAAGCGACGCCATTCCGGTGGGGATAACAGAAGTGAAGACCGCCCAACTGGACAAGTCCTTTACCGCACAGGGCAACTTCGCACCTGTCCAAAGCCTCACGCTCCTGTCTGAGACACAGGGACAGATACAGAAAGTGTACAAGCGCAAGGGCGACAAAGTGAAAGCCGGTGACCTGCTGCTGCAGGTGGAGAACAGTACCATGGCCGCTGACCTGGCCACGGCTCAGGTCAATGCCGAGAAAGCAAAGCGGGACCTGGAGCGTTTCGAGAACCTGGCTGCCGGCGATGCCATCACGCAGCGACAACTGGAAGACGCCCGCCTGGCCGTTAAGTCTACGCAGGGGCAACTGGTGGCGGCGCGCCAGCGCCTGAACAAAACCCGCATCACCGCCCCCATCAGCGGCGAAATCAACGAGATGTATGTAGAGGTCGGTTCCTACCTGAACTCCGGCACAAAGCTATATGACATCGTGAACGTGGACAAACTGAAGCTGGAAGTGAAGGTTTCGGAAAGCCAGGTGCTGTTGGTGGAGAAAGGCGCGAAGGTAAAAGTGAAAGCTGACGCGGGTGCCGGACAGGAATACGAGGGCACCGTGACGGCCATCGGGGCCCAGGCCGACCCCACCCTTAAGTTTGATGTGGAGATAGAAGTGAAAAACTCCGCAGACAACAACCTGAGAGCCGGTATGTACGGCACTGCCTCGTTTGAGGCCGCAGAGCAGCGCGACGCGCTTCTACTGCCGCGCGAGGCCATCGTGGGCAGCATCCAGAACCCAAGTGTGTACGTGGTGAAGGACGGCAAAGCCTATATCCAGAAAGTGAGCGTGGGCACCGTGACGCAGGACCAGGTGGAGATACTGGAAGGCGTGCAGCCGGGCGAGCAAGTAGTGCAGAGCGGCCAGATCAACCTGCGCGACGGAATAAAGGTGTCGGTGCTTTAAGAACAGAACAACTTCTTTAACAGAGAAAACCAGAAAATGAACATAACCAAATTATCCATACAGCGGTCGACCCTGGTGGTGGTGGTTTTCACCGTCCTCACGCTGCTCGGGGTTGTCAGCTACCAGTCGCTCAACTACGAGCTGCTGCCGAAATTCAACCCGCCGGTGCTAACGGTAAGCACTATATACCCCGGTGCTTCGCCGAATGAGGTGGAGAATTCCGTGACGAAGGAGATTGAAGATGCCCTCGCCTCGCTGGAGAACGTGAAAGAGATGAAGAGCACCTCCCTGGAGAGCTTTTCCATGATTGTCATCAACCTGAACCAGGGCACGGACGTGGACCTGAGCTTGCAGGAGGCGCAGCGCAAGATCAACACCATCCTGGCCAAACTGCCGGAAGACGCCGATGCGCCGACCCTGAACAAGTTTGACCTCGACGACCTGCCTATCATCAAGATGGGTGCCACGGCCAACATGCCGGCTACGGAGTTCTACGACCTGATCGAGAACAAGATCAAGCCGGAGCTTTCGCGCATACAGGGCATGGCGGCCATCAAGGTGCTGGGCGGACAGGAGCGTGAGATCAAAGTGAACATCGACGCCAACAAGCTGGAGGCCTACGACCTTTCCATCCTGCAGGTGCAGCAGAAGATCCGCAACTCCAACCTCGACTTCCCCACGGGCAGGATAAAACAGGAGAGCGGCCAGACGCAGATCCGACTGGCGGGCAAGTACGAGTCGCTGGACCAGCTGCGCAACCTGATCATCCGCGAGGACCAGAACGGCATGGTGCGCCTGTCTGACGTAGCCGAAGTGCAGGATACGCAGAAAGATGTTGAAGTGCTGAACCGCATCAACGGCAAAGCCTCGGTGGGAATCACCATCCAGAAGCAGTCTGACGCCAACGCCGTGGAGGTAAGCCGCCTGACTAAGGAAGCACTGGCTGAGCTGGAGAAAACCTACGCCGACGTAGGGCTTAACTTCAACATCGCCAATGACTCTTCTGACTTTACCCTGGAAGCTGCCGATTCAGTGATTCACGACCTGGTGATTGCCGTTATCCTGGTGGCCTTCGTGATGCTGCTGTTCCTGCACTCGCTGCGCAACGCCGTCATTGTGATGATCTCTATCCCGGCATCGCTGGTGGCCACGTTTATTGCCATGTTCCTGCTGGGCTACTCGCTGAACCTGATGTCGTTGCTGGCGCTCTCGCTGGTGGTGGGTATACTGGTGGATGACGCCATTGTGGTGATTGAGAACATTCACCGGCATATGGAAATGGGTAAGAAACCTGCCCAGGCAGCCTATGACGGTATCCGGGAGATTGCCGCTACGGTTACATCCATTACCCTGGTGATTGTGGTGGTATTCATCCCGATTGCACTTTCTACAGGGCTGGTATCGGACATCCTGCGCCAGTTTGCGGTGGTGGTGGCCGTGGCAACGATGATCTCGCTGTTCGTGGCCTTTACGCTGATTCCGCTGCTTGCCAGCCGGTTCTCCCGCCTGGAGCATATATCCGACAAGAATATTTTCGGAAGATTTATCCTCGCTTTCGAGCGCTTCCTGGACAGGGTGATCGATGGCTTTACCGCGGCCCTCAGGTGGGCGTTCAACCACAAGTTTATCACGCTGGCGGTGACGATCCTTATGCTGGTTGCTTCGTTTGCGCTGGTGCCCTTTGGCTTTATCGGTTCGGAGTTTATACCTGCCGGCGACCGTGGGGAAGTAAGCCTGCAGCTGGAGCTGCCTAAAAACTCCACCGTGGAGCAAACGAACTTTGCCACGCGCCAGGTTGAAAAGTATTTGGAGAGCATCCCAGAAGTAGAGAAGGTGTTTACCACGGTGGGTACTACCTCGTCGGCACAGGAAGGCCAGAACACAGCCTACAAAGCCGACGTTTCCGTGACGCTGGTGGACGTGAAGGAACGCGAATTCAGCACCGACCAGTTCAGCCGCCAGGCCAAGGCCGATATAGAAAGCAGGATTCCGGACGTGGAAGTAACGCCGGTGCCGGTGGGCCTGGTGGGTAACTCGCAGGCGCCTATCCAGATCATCATTTCCGGCTCGAACCTGGACAGCGTGATGGCTTTCTCGGAGAAGGTGATGCGGATTACGGAAAGCGTAGACGGTACTGCCGACGTGGAGACCTCCGTGGAAGGCGGAAACCCGGAGATTGAGGTGGTGGTGGACCGCGACAAAAT
This window of the Pontibacter russatus genome carries:
- a CDS encoding efflux RND transporter permease subunit, coding for MNITKLSIQRSTLVVVVFTVLTLLGVVSYQSLNYELLPKFNPPVLTVSTIYPGASPNEVENSVTKEIEDALASLENVKEMKSTSLESFSMIVINLNQGTDVDLSLQEAQRKINTILAKLPEDADAPTLNKFDLDDLPIIKMGATANMPATEFYDLIENKIKPELSRIQGMAAIKVLGGQEREIKVNIDANKLEAYDLSILQVQQKIRNSNLDFPTGRIKQESGQTQIRLAGKYESLDQLRNLIIREDQNGMVRLSDVAEVQDTQKDVEVLNRINGKASVGITIQKQSDANAVEVSRLTKEALAELEKTYADVGLNFNIANDSSDFTLEAADSVIHDLVIAVILVAFVMLLFLHSLRNAVIVMISIPASLVATFIAMFLLGYSLNLMSLLALSLVVGILVDDAIVVIENIHRHMEMGKKPAQAAYDGIREIAATVTSITLVIVVVFIPIALSTGLVSDILRQFAVVVAVATMISLFVAFTLIPLLASRFSRLEHISDKNIFGRFILAFERFLDRVIDGFTAALRWAFNHKFITLAVTILMLVASFALVPFGFIGSEFIPAGDRGEVSLQLELPKNSTVEQTNFATRQVEKYLESIPEVEKVFTTVGTTSSAQEGQNTAYKADVSVTLVDVKEREFSTDQFSRQAKADIESRIPDVEVTPVPVGLVGNSQAPIQIIISGSNLDSVMAFSEKVMRITESVDGTADVETSVEGGNPEIEVVVDRDKMASVGLSLESVGASMQLAFSGNSDVTFRSGTEDYDINIRLDEFDRRSVTDIGKLSFVNNQGQLVRLAQFADIRQSTGPSQLERYNRVTSVNVNSQVIGRPSGSVGADIQAKMAEVEMPAGVSLEYGGNLKNQSEGFGTLGVALLASIIFVYLIMVALYDSYVYPLVVLFSIPLAIIGALLALALAAQSLSIFSILGIIMMIGLVAKNAIMVVDFTNKLKDEGVFVKDALIEAVRIRFRPILMTTLAMVIGMLPIALAGGSVAATKNGLAWALIGGLSSSMFLTLIVVPVIYYGFDRILAKFGLDKKTKIELEDKTLEELEHETAMLEEQKMAHAH
- a CDS encoding TolC family protein; the encoded protein is MIKKKILVGLMLLFLSPAFAQQEQPAGQIKQMTLQESIRYALDNNQEVKKAAYDEQIAKEQIRETKSVGLPQVSASGGLDYFPALPTQILPGELAGQPGQDIPVQFGKDYNAKANLQVNQLLFNKSYFVGLEAAKTAKDLYRLRSQMVQEDLIYNIGTSYLMALQTKEQFNTIDANLERLTQLEKIMQLQYENDLVKKVDVNRIRVSRVNLDNQKQSLSTMFEQQKNMLKFFMGMPLEQDIDLQDATILLEKVDPAALDVNAAATGKTQFQLLSTQKRLTSLQEKNIKSGYYPTLSAYGQYGYQTQRNELFDSNIPWFKSSVVGLQVNIPIFDGFKKDAQAKQARLEMLKLDEDMEQFTTNTAVTLTNAVSQLQNSQDAIAAQEGNVALAQEVYDTTNQLYKEGLSPLTDLLEAEVQLREAKTNLNNEVLKFKIAQLNYLQATGELQSLTK
- a CDS encoding GbsR/MarR family transcriptional regulator, which translates into the protein MTLNKKKKELIEKIGIMQEKTGMQPAASRIVGLLYVADNPELTFDEIRETLCISKSATSNALNLLQQLNRLDYITYNGDRRRYFRLKLDRWRELVTKEIDGITNFSEILQEVVAERTPDTPEYNQNILEVADFLKYLHGELPKLLQQWEEKRK
- a CDS encoding efflux RND transporter periplasmic adaptor subunit, whose product is MKKVIYIVAVLVLLAAVGFKLMDNKEQMAANAAVAEIKSDAIPVGITEVKTAQLDKSFTAQGNFAPVQSLTLLSETQGQIQKVYKRKGDKVKAGDLLLQVENSTMAADLATAQVNAEKAKRDLERFENLAAGDAITQRQLEDARLAVKSTQGQLVAARQRLNKTRITAPISGEINEMYVEVGSYLNSGTKLYDIVNVDKLKLEVKVSESQVLLVEKGAKVKVKADAGAGQEYEGTVTAIGAQADPTLKFDVEIEVKNSADNNLRAGMYGTASFEAAEQRDALLLPREAIVGSIQNPSVYVVKDGKAYIQKVSVGTVTQDQVEILEGVQPGEQVVQSGQINLRDGIKVSVL